In Bradyrhizobium lablabi, one DNA window encodes the following:
- a CDS encoding branched-chain amino acid ABC transporter permease, producing MERMSLFQILNGLTFAALLFVVASGFTLIFGLLRIVNLAHGALYLFGGYVGYDVATRTGSFLLGGVGAMASVAAIGFALEQGLLRFVRGNELRQVLLTLGVAFVLKDLALVIWGGDSFTVPIPPMLRGGLRAFGVYYPAYRLFVLATGIVLFAALWLLLNHTRLGALIRAGVDDAEMVEASGVDIRRVLLITFLLGSALAGLGGLMGGAFLSLYPSADAEILVFSLAVVIIGGRGSLVGVAIGSLLVGLLNTLGQVLFPELAYFVIFGPMAVLLAFRPLGLFGRAA from the coding sequence ATGGAACGGATGAGCCTCTTTCAGATTCTCAATGGATTGACCTTCGCCGCCCTGCTGTTCGTGGTGGCCAGCGGCTTTACATTGATTTTCGGTCTGTTGCGCATCGTCAATCTGGCGCATGGCGCGCTCTATCTGTTCGGCGGCTATGTCGGTTATGACGTGGCGACCCGAACCGGCAGCTTCCTGCTCGGCGGCGTCGGCGCGATGGCGTCGGTCGCGGCGATCGGCTTTGCGCTCGAACAGGGCCTGTTGCGCTTCGTGCGCGGCAACGAGTTGCGTCAGGTGCTGCTGACGCTCGGCGTCGCCTTCGTGCTGAAGGACCTGGCGCTTGTGATCTGGGGTGGCGACAGTTTCACGGTGCCGATCCCGCCAATGCTGCGTGGCGGGCTGCGCGCGTTCGGCGTCTATTATCCGGCCTACCGGCTGTTCGTGCTGGCTACCGGAATCGTCCTGTTCGCCGCGCTCTGGCTGCTGCTCAATCATACAAGGCTGGGCGCGCTGATCCGCGCCGGCGTCGATGACGCCGAGATGGTGGAAGCCTCCGGCGTCGACATCCGCCGGGTGCTGCTGATCACCTTTCTGCTCGGCTCGGCGCTGGCTGGGCTCGGCGGGTTGATGGGCGGCGCGTTTCTGTCGCTTTATCCATCGGCCGACGCCGAGATCCTGGTATTCAGCCTCGCCGTCGTGATCATCGGTGGACGCGGCAGCCTGGTCGGCGTTGCCATCGGCAGTCTGTTGGTTGGGCTGCTCAATACGCTGGGCCAGGTGCTATTTCCCGAACTCGCTTATTTCGTGATCTTCGGCCCGATGGCGGTGCTGCTGGCGTTCCGCCCGCTCGGCCTGTTCGGACGAGCGGCATGA
- a CDS encoding branched-chain amino acid ABC transporter permease, whose product MNARSSFVSARVAGMTGGDASIAAIIVAAAAALPLVLSTYQVGLATEVLIFGILAMSIDILGGFAGRTSLGHGAIFGVSTYVVIYASVQAGLPPAAAFALGVLAATLIAAIFALLAVRTSGVYFLLLTLALGMIVWGICLRWTQVTGGENGIRGDVRPVILLAHNRFYWAVLAGAAVVTYAMWRFVRSPFGLTLRGIRDSESRMRSLGYNVPLHLFIGFTASGFFAGVAGALYATFNNFVSPSTVGLAQSVEGVLMMVAGGVGTLFGSFVGAAAIIALENIVSAHTERWQMVLGITFILIMIFAPEGIIGKLRAVSARKVRQ is encoded by the coding sequence ATGAACGCGCGATCCAGCTTCGTCTCCGCAAGGGTCGCCGGCATGACCGGTGGCGATGCGTCGATCGCCGCCATCATTGTCGCGGCAGCGGCGGCGTTACCGCTGGTGCTGTCGACCTATCAGGTCGGACTTGCCACGGAGGTGCTGATCTTCGGCATCCTCGCGATGTCGATCGACATTCTCGGCGGCTTTGCCGGACGCACTTCGCTCGGCCACGGCGCCATCTTCGGCGTATCCACCTATGTCGTGATCTATGCCAGCGTTCAGGCCGGGTTGCCGCCGGCCGCGGCGTTCGCGCTCGGCGTTCTCGCCGCCACCTTGATCGCGGCGATATTCGCGCTGCTCGCCGTGCGCACCTCGGGAGTGTATTTTCTGCTGCTGACGCTCGCGCTGGGCATGATCGTGTGGGGGATCTGCCTGCGATGGACCCAGGTCACGGGTGGCGAGAATGGTATCCGCGGTGACGTCCGCCCAGTGATCCTTTTGGCGCACAACAGGTTCTACTGGGCAGTGCTCGCCGGGGCCGCAGTAGTGACATATGCCATGTGGCGTTTCGTGCGTTCGCCGTTCGGGCTGACACTGCGCGGCATCCGCGACAGCGAAAGCCGGATGCGAAGCCTCGGATATAACGTGCCGCTGCATCTGTTCATCGGCTTTACGGCGTCGGGCTTCTTTGCCGGCGTAGCCGGCGCGCTCTATGCGACGTTCAACAATTTCGTCAGCCCGTCGACGGTCGGGCTGGCGCAATCGGTCGAGGGCGTGCTGATGATGGTCGCAGGCGGCGTCGGTACGCTGTTTGGCTCGTTTGTCGGCGCGGCCGCGATTATCGCGCTGGAGAACATCGTCAGCGCCCATACCGAGCGCTGGCAGATGGTGCTCGGCATCACTTTCATCCTGATCATGATCTTTGCCCCCGAGGGCATCATCGGCAAGCTGCGCGCCGTTTCGGCGCGCAAGGTGCGACAGTAA
- a CDS encoding ABC transporter ATP-binding protein, whose translation MLEVRDLHSGYGEAVVVRGVSLDVGAGEIVALLGRNGMGKTTLIRSIMGLTPPQVRSGSINWRDESLLGLRPHEIADRKIAIVPQGRRLFTSLTVIEHLTMLKNARAKGGWTVERVFGIFPRLAERRHHRGAQLSGGERGMLAVGRALMIDPQLILMDEPSEGLAPVMVQHLEEIILGLKREGLSILLVEQNLYSTLAVADRVYVLETGQVVHHANVGELAQHTEILFKHLGVH comes from the coding sequence ATGCTTGAGGTTCGCGACCTGCATAGCGGTTACGGGGAGGCGGTCGTCGTTCGCGGCGTATCGCTCGATGTCGGCGCCGGCGAAATCGTCGCGCTGCTCGGCCGCAACGGCATGGGCAAGACGACCTTGATCCGCTCCATCATGGGGCTGACGCCGCCGCAGGTCCGTTCGGGATCGATCAATTGGCGTGACGAGAGCCTGCTCGGCCTGCGGCCGCACGAGATCGCCGACCGCAAGATCGCGATTGTGCCGCAGGGCCGGCGGCTGTTCACTTCACTGACGGTGATCGAGCATCTGACCATGCTCAAGAACGCGCGCGCCAAAGGCGGCTGGACCGTCGAGCGCGTGTTCGGGATTTTTCCGCGGCTCGCGGAGCGCCGGCATCATCGTGGCGCACAATTGTCTGGCGGCGAGCGCGGCATGCTGGCGGTCGGCCGCGCGCTCATGATCGATCCGCAGCTGATCCTGATGGACGAGCCATCGGAAGGCCTCGCGCCGGTCATGGTGCAGCATCTCGAGGAGATCATTCTAGGTCTCAAGCGCGAGGGGCTGTCGATCCTGCTGGTCGAACAAAATCTCTACAGTACGCTGGCAGTCGCCGATCGCGTCTACGTCCTGGAGACCGGGCAGGTGGTGCATCATGCCAATGTCGGCGAGTTGGCGCAGCACACCGAGATTTTGTTCAAGCATCTCGGCGTGCACTGA
- a CDS encoding cysteine hydrolase family protein: MVAIDLHRGHLDMAVATMPTSPEVAARVVAANKRLFDWCRSVGIPVIHQLTSYRDAEEIRANPFWRTRAEDPAATRKNVLRHNIIGGPGCTVMPQLLDPGDFVVDTKKRYDCFLGTDLDFVLRSHGINTLLITGVNTNSCVLATTTAANVRDYAVIVVEDCVDSMDGPELHAAGLACIRTALGLVMDTDAVMALDGLASRRTSPE, encoded by the coding sequence GTGGTCGCGATCGACCTGCACCGCGGTCATCTCGACATGGCGGTGGCGACGATGCCGACCTCGCCGGAGGTCGCCGCCAGGGTCGTCGCCGCCAACAAGCGGTTGTTCGATTGGTGCCGGAGCGTCGGAATTCCCGTCATCCATCAGCTGACGTCGTATCGCGACGCCGAGGAAATCCGCGCCAACCCGTTCTGGCGCACCCGCGCCGAGGATCCGGCAGCGACCCGCAAGAACGTCCTGCGCCACAACATCATCGGTGGTCCCGGCTGCACGGTGATGCCGCAACTGCTCGATCCCGGCGACTTCGTCGTCGACACCAAGAAGCGCTACGATTGCTTTCTCGGTACCGACCTCGACTTTGTGCTGCGTTCGCACGGCATCAACACCCTGTTGATCACGGGCGTGAACACCAATTCCTGCGTGCTGGCGACCACCACCGCCGCCAATGTCCGTGACTATGCCGTCATCGTCGTGGAGGACTGCGTCGACAGCATGGACGGACCGGAACTGCACGCGGCCGGCCTCGCCTGCATCAGGACGGCCCTCGGTTTGGTGATGGATACCGATGCCGTCATGGCGCTCGATGGACTTGCCTCACGCCGGACCAGCCCTGAGTAA
- a CDS encoding fumarylacetoacetate hydrolase family protein: MTVSAQRILPDMPPTQVPVAGGGMFPVRRVYCVGRNYVDHIREMKEADERDPPFFFQKPRDAVVCDGAHVPYPPFTADFQFEVELVIAIGLAGRNIPVGRALDHVWGYAAGIDLTRRDRQRDARDLRLPWEVGKSFDASAPCGPISRARDARHFKGCAITLSVNGSERQRGDIGQMIWSVPEVIAQLSQQVTLAAGDLVYTGTPAGVGPVVPGDLISAQIDGLPSLTITITPTEA, translated from the coding sequence ATGACCGTCTCGGCGCAACGCATATTGCCCGACATGCCGCCGACCCAGGTGCCGGTCGCTGGCGGCGGCATGTTTCCCGTGCGCCGCGTTTATTGCGTCGGCCGAAATTACGTCGATCATATCCGCGAGATGAAGGAAGCCGACGAGCGAGATCCGCCGTTCTTCTTCCAGAAGCCGCGCGATGCCGTGGTCTGCGATGGCGCGCATGTACCGTATCCGCCGTTCACCGCCGACTTCCAGTTCGAGGTGGAGTTGGTGATCGCGATCGGTCTGGCCGGGCGCAACATCCCGGTCGGGCGCGCGCTCGATCATGTCTGGGGCTATGCCGCCGGCATCGATCTGACGCGGCGCGACCGCCAGCGCGATGCCCGCGATCTGCGGTTACCGTGGGAGGTCGGCAAGAGTTTTGATGCCTCGGCGCCGTGCGGCCCGATCTCGCGGGCGCGCGATGCCCGGCATTTCAAGGGCTGCGCCATCACGCTGTCGGTGAACGGGAGCGAGCGCCAGCGTGGCGACATCGGGCAGATGATCTGGAGCGTCCCCGAAGTGATTGCGCAATTGTCGCAGCAAGTCACGCTCGCTGCCGGCGACCTGGTCTACACCGGCACGCCGGCCGGCGTCGGCCCCGTCGTTCCCGGTGATCTGATCAGCGCGCAGATCGACGGACTGCCTTCGCTCACCATCACCATCACGCCAACAGAGGCCTGA
- a CDS encoding DUF2235 domain-containing protein — protein sequence MKVVVRLIERIAHWFALLIAIAAMIAFGVLVGRPSEKSGNQPNFVGAEQPQKRLAVFLDGTWNSINSNTNVWRMRALCASKSKDGKPQLVYYEVGVNGFLGGVFGQGLDENIRLAYEWLVENYNDGDEIFIFGFSRGAFTARALAGLIAIDGVLKAGSPIGVTELFDRYRKGNEESIWTLKEVETSGDTSKLTDQEKWLLKYSQPAKVKVIGVWDTVGSVGVAAGNIPGISRSQFDYLQTGLRIHIQNGYHALAIDEHRTDFAPTIWDVRHPKDPNAVIAQPRPLSGVEQRWFVGAHANVGGGYQTDLLAQPPLRWMMKKAESHGLTFRSEVNLDGDDVTAPIADSYKSFGSGFYAKVFPPLYRTIGREPDVREDGSHININETIDANVFKRWRADPTYRPANLVEWAQRKKVDPAQFQTSVRTDDPRVNVSDP from the coding sequence ATGAAGGTTGTTGTGCGATTGATCGAGAGGATTGCGCATTGGTTCGCTCTCTTGATTGCTATCGCGGCCATGATCGCATTCGGGGTCCTCGTTGGTCGCCCTTCGGAGAAAAGTGGCAACCAGCCGAACTTTGTCGGCGCAGAGCAGCCGCAAAAGCGCCTCGCGGTCTTTCTCGACGGCACATGGAACAGCATCAACAGCAACACAAACGTGTGGCGCATGCGGGCGCTGTGCGCTTCGAAAAGCAAGGATGGCAAGCCTCAGCTCGTCTACTACGAGGTCGGAGTCAACGGGTTCTTAGGCGGCGTTTTTGGACAAGGACTCGATGAGAACATCCGTCTGGCTTACGAATGGCTCGTCGAAAACTACAACGACGGCGATGAAATCTTCATTTTTGGTTTCAGCCGGGGCGCATTTACAGCGAGAGCTCTGGCTGGATTGATCGCCATCGACGGCGTCTTGAAAGCAGGCTCACCTATCGGCGTGACTGAGCTGTTTGATCGCTACAGGAAGGGAAACGAGGAGAGCATCTGGACGTTGAAGGAGGTCGAGACGTCCGGAGACACCAGCAAGCTGACAGACCAGGAAAAGTGGCTGCTCAAATACTCCCAGCCAGCGAAAGTGAAGGTCATCGGCGTGTGGGATACCGTCGGTTCGGTCGGTGTGGCGGCTGGGAATATTCCGGGCATTAGCCGTTCCCAGTTCGATTATCTGCAGACAGGATTACGCATCCATATCCAGAACGGCTATCACGCCCTCGCCATCGATGAGCACCGTACTGACTTCGCTCCTACGATCTGGGACGTTCGCCACCCGAAAGATCCGAACGCAGTCATTGCCCAGCCACGCCCTCTTTCCGGCGTTGAACAGCGCTGGTTTGTAGGTGCCCATGCAAATGTTGGGGGCGGCTATCAGACCGACCTTCTTGCTCAGCCTCCGCTGCGCTGGATGATGAAGAAGGCGGAATCGCACGGACTTACGTTCCGATCAGAGGTCAATCTGGATGGAGATGACGTCACAGCGCCGATTGCCGACTCCTATAAGTCGTTTGGCTCGGGATTCTACGCCAAGGTTTTCCCGCCTCTTTATCGTACCATCGGCCGAGAGCCGGATGTTCGGGAAGACGGAAGCCACATCAACATCAACGAGACGATCGACGCCAACGTATTCAAGCGGTGGCGTGCCGATCCAACGTATCGCCCGGCCAATCTTGTTGAGTGGGCACAGCGCAAGAAGGTTGATCCCGCCCAGTTTCAAACTTCCGTGCGGACTGACGATCCTCGCGTAAACGTGTCAGACCCGTAG
- a CDS encoding GntR family transcriptional regulator yields the protein MPDRPKPPLSQPALGLRAGNRALSVADQIREAILGGSIGAGERLNEVRLSKTLAVSRTPVRAALQALAGEGLLDYAPNRGFTVREFPLSAIVDAYDIRASLEGLAARFAAERGFSPEEKAVIERSLSAGDTLLDHGSFEAGDLTRYRDINGDFHDTLLAAARNRMLAEMIRICHHVPVSSSRNIVAFEHRDVRRRHDDHHRIYEAIMAREPWRAEMLMREHVAGVKASLIRLLTQRSKDIGPVDAVAAG from the coding sequence ATGCCCGATCGCCCCAAACCGCCCCTCTCGCAGCCAGCGCTCGGATTGCGCGCGGGCAATCGCGCGCTCTCGGTGGCGGACCAAATTCGGGAGGCCATTCTCGGCGGTTCGATCGGGGCCGGCGAGCGGCTCAACGAGGTCAGGCTGAGCAAGACGCTGGCAGTGTCGCGCACCCCGGTGCGCGCCGCATTGCAGGCGCTGGCGGGCGAAGGGCTATTGGACTACGCGCCCAATCGCGGTTTCACGGTCCGTGAATTTCCGCTCAGCGCGATCGTCGATGCCTACGATATCCGCGCCTCGCTGGAGGGCCTCGCTGCCCGCTTCGCGGCGGAACGCGGTTTCAGTCCGGAGGAAAAGGCCGTGATCGAGCGCAGCCTCTCGGCCGGCGACACATTGCTGGACCACGGTTCGTTCGAGGCCGGCGACCTCACGCGCTACCGCGACATCAATGGCGACTTCCACGACACGCTGCTCGCCGCCGCCCGCAACCGCATGCTCGCCGAAATGATCCGGATCTGCCACCACGTGCCGGTGTCGTCTAGTCGCAACATCGTGGCTTTCGAGCATCGTGACGTCCGCCGCCGTCACGACGATCACCATCGGATCTATGAAGCCATCATGGCTCGCGAACCGTGGCGCGCGGAAATGCTGATGCGTGAGCATGTCGCCGGCGTAAAGGCATCCCTGATCAGGCTTTTGACCCAACGCAGCAAGGATATAGGCCCCGTTGACGCTGTTGCCGCCGGTTGA
- a CDS encoding polysaccharide deacetylase family protein codes for MLPTERISYSPIANRSPLKLPNGARMAVWVIVNVEEWDPKQTMPRTVLTPPAGGSPTPDIPNWAWHEYGNRVGFWRLLKVFDDHKIPGVLAINGSALTAYPPIVKAALERNWEFMGHGFTQRNMQKVENEREDIRKTADVIEAATGKRPRGWLGPGLTETWETPDLLKQEGYDYVADWVLDDQPVWLKTTSTPIVNVPYTQECNDVAMMLIQHHQASEYYQRAIDQFEQIYEDAEGSARVMALVVHPYIMGVPHRLKYFRRIFETIRKKSDVAFMTGEQILDWYLSVGPKAP; via the coding sequence ATGCTGCCCACCGAACGCATCTCTTATTCGCCGATCGCGAACCGCTCGCCGCTCAAACTGCCGAACGGCGCCCGCATGGCGGTGTGGGTGATTGTCAATGTCGAGGAGTGGGATCCCAAGCAGACGATGCCGCGCACGGTGCTGACGCCGCCGGCCGGCGGCTCGCCGACGCCGGATATTCCGAACTGGGCCTGGCATGAATACGGCAACCGCGTCGGATTCTGGCGGCTGCTCAAGGTATTCGACGACCACAAGATCCCCGGCGTGCTCGCGATCAACGGCTCGGCGCTGACAGCCTATCCGCCGATCGTGAAGGCGGCGCTGGAGCGAAACTGGGAATTCATGGGCCACGGCTTTACCCAGCGCAACATGCAGAAGGTGGAGAACGAGCGCGAAGACATTCGCAAGACCGCCGATGTGATCGAAGCCGCCACCGGAAAGCGGCCGCGCGGCTGGCTTGGACCGGGCCTCACTGAAACCTGGGAGACGCCGGACCTGCTCAAGCAGGAAGGCTACGACTACGTCGCCGACTGGGTTCTCGATGATCAGCCGGTCTGGCTGAAGACCACTTCCACACCGATCGTCAACGTGCCCTATACCCAGGAATGCAACGACGTGGCAATGATGCTGATCCAGCACCACCAGGCCTCGGAATACTACCAGCGCGCCATCGACCAGTTCGAGCAGATTTATGAAGATGCGGAGGGTTCCGCCCGGGTCATGGCATTGGTTGTGCATCCCTACATCATGGGCGTGCCGCATCGCCTGAAATATTTTCGCCGCATCTTCGAAACCATCCGGAAGAAATCCGATGTCGCTTTCATGACCGGTGAACAGATCCTCGACTGGTACCTCTCGGTGGGACCGAAGGCGCCCTAG
- a CDS encoding EAL domain-containing protein encodes MLLSPLQLVGRAAREALLEGRDRAAGLARIPLFPFGRSILVEVFQESAFIQISDALTRQSPRIVGRSGAFDVPMVAVNLSAIQRKRPEVERDILASLTRWKIAPDRIELELTESVLLEATKHHRDIIRRLRAIELRLVIDDFGTGYSSLNYLKFRSKFTADDGA; translated from the coding sequence ATGCTACTTTCGCCTCTCCAACTTGTCGGACGAGCAGCGCGAGAAGCATTATTGGAGGGTCGCGATCGTGCGGCTGGACTGGCTCGCATCCCTTTGTTTCCGTTCGGTCGATCGATACTTGTTGAAGTTTTCCAAGAGTCCGCTTTCATACAGATTTCTGACGCACTAACCCGCCAATCCCCGCGGATTGTGGGCAGGTCGGGCGCATTCGATGTGCCAATGGTCGCGGTCAACCTATCCGCAATCCAGCGCAAGCGACCCGAAGTTGAGCGGGACATACTCGCAAGTCTCACGCGCTGGAAAATCGCACCCGACCGGATCGAACTCGAACTAACCGAGTCCGTTCTATTGGAGGCCACCAAACACCATCGCGATATTATCAGGCGGCTGCGGGCGATCGAGCTGAGACTTGTAATAGATGATTTCGGCACCGGTTATTCATCGCTCAACTATCTGAAATTTCGGTCAAAGTTCACTGCGGACGATGGTGCGTAA
- a CDS encoding ABC transporter substrate-binding protein, translating into MDRRRFLKTTTVGLAALGTGTAPWRSAIAQAGPIRIGVLAPLTGVVASGGKEMVEGVQFYLGQVNNEMAGRKVELSIEDDASNPDTALQKARRLVEQGNCHMLIGNLLANTGLAVANYVKGTGTPYFIPIIAADDLTQRQRIRNVIRIAGYSASEFTHPLGDWALKQGYRKIATVSQDYTFGHEQCGGLAQVFTEGGGEIVQQFWHPLNTADFSPYLGQLADLKVDAIFTMETGADATRFIQQYASFGLKAKTPLLAAMNGTDQSVIRTLGDDCEGIVSPAHFAEGSDNPVTQKFVREYEAKYGKIPSLYGFSMHSGMMWIDAALKKMDGKAEDREALIDTVLKTELGGSPLGKSVKLDAYGNPIYDVYIRKVVKRADGKFWNVPTTSYPAVSQFWKYDPETYMKQPPYSRTFQGIKKG; encoded by the coding sequence ATGGACCGCAGGCGATTTCTGAAGACCACCACGGTGGGGCTGGCCGCCCTGGGCACGGGAACGGCGCCCTGGCGCAGCGCCATCGCGCAGGCGGGGCCGATCAGGATCGGCGTGCTGGCGCCGCTCACCGGCGTCGTCGCGTCGGGCGGCAAGGAAATGGTCGAGGGTGTGCAGTTCTATCTCGGGCAGGTGAACAACGAGATGGCTGGGCGCAAGGTCGAGCTCTCGATCGAGGATGATGCCTCCAATCCGGACACCGCGCTGCAAAAGGCGCGCCGACTGGTCGAGCAGGGCAATTGTCATATGCTGATCGGCAATCTCCTGGCCAATACCGGGCTTGCTGTCGCCAACTACGTCAAGGGCACCGGAACGCCATACTTCATTCCGATCATCGCGGCAGACGACCTGACCCAGCGCCAGCGCATCAGGAACGTGATCCGCATCGCCGGCTACAGTGCCAGTGAATTCACCCATCCGCTCGGCGACTGGGCGCTGAAGCAGGGCTACCGGAAGATCGCGACCGTCAGCCAGGACTACACTTTCGGTCACGAGCAGTGCGGCGGTCTCGCCCAGGTGTTCACCGAGGGCGGCGGCGAGATCGTGCAGCAATTTTGGCATCCGCTCAACACGGCGGACTTCAGCCCCTATCTAGGCCAGCTTGCCGATCTCAAGGTCGATGCCATCTTCACGATGGAAACCGGGGCCGACGCCACCCGCTTCATCCAGCAATATGCGAGCTTCGGCCTCAAGGCGAAGACGCCGCTATTGGCCGCGATGAACGGGACCGACCAGTCCGTGATCCGGACGCTCGGCGATGACTGCGAAGGCATCGTGTCGCCGGCGCATTTCGCCGAGGGCTCGGACAATCCGGTGACGCAGAAATTTGTCAGGGAATACGAGGCGAAGTACGGCAAGATCCCCTCGCTCTACGGCTTCTCGATGCATTCCGGCATGATGTGGATCGACGCCGCGTTGAAGAAGATGGACGGCAAGGCGGAGGATCGCGAGGCCCTGATCGACACCGTCCTGAAGACCGAGCTCGGCGGGTCGCCGCTCGGCAAGTCGGTCAAGCTCGATGCCTACGGCAACCCGATCTACGACGTCTACATTCGCAAGGTCGTGAAGCGCGCCGACGGCAAGTTCTGGAACGTGCCGACCACCAGCTATCCCGCCGTGTCGCAATTCTGGAAGTACGATCCGGAGACCTACATGAAGCAACCGCCCTATTCTCGGACGTTTCAGGGCATCAAGAAGGGCTGA
- a CDS encoding ABC transporter ATP-binding protein has product MSEPILILTDVVVAFHALRAVDGIRLAVPRGQRRAIIGPNGAGKTTLFNAIAGAVPPSSGRIRFDGHDITRLPPHRRAQLGISRTFQITNLFPTLRVYDNMVLALRGRSWRKFSLFGLPDTDSAETASIAAALAAARLGERADIPVKELSYGEQRQLEIALSLVTSPTMLLLDEPAAGLSPSERSMVADIIRALDRSITVVLIEHDMDLALAIVDFVTCMFEGRILVEEEPDRIRRNAKVQEVYLGKPRHA; this is encoded by the coding sequence GTGTCCGAACCGATCCTGATACTGACGGATGTGGTGGTTGCTTTTCACGCCCTTCGGGCGGTCGATGGCATCAGGTTGGCCGTGCCGCGCGGTCAGCGCCGCGCCATCATTGGTCCGAACGGCGCCGGCAAGACCACGTTGTTCAACGCCATCGCCGGCGCGGTGCCGCCGAGCAGCGGCCGTATCAGGTTCGACGGTCACGACATCACGAGGCTGCCGCCGCATCGGCGCGCGCAGCTCGGTATCTCCCGCACGTTTCAGATCACCAATCTCTTTCCGACCCTGCGCGTCTACGACAACATGGTGCTGGCGCTGCGCGGGCGGTCATGGCGAAAATTCTCGCTGTTCGGTCTGCCGGACACCGATTCCGCCGAGACGGCAAGCATCGCCGCCGCACTTGCTGCCGCCCGACTGGGGGAGCGCGCCGACATTCCGGTCAAGGAATTGTCGTATGGCGAGCAGCGTCAGCTCGAAATCGCGCTGTCGCTCGTCACCTCGCCGACCATGCTGCTGCTCGATGAGCCGGCCGCCGGGCTCTCGCCGTCGGAGCGCTCGATGGTCGCGGATATCATTCGCGCGCTCGACCGCAGCATTACCGTGGTGCTGATCGAACACGATATGGATCTGGCGCTCGCGATCGTCGACTTCGTCACCTGCATGTTCGAAGGCCGCATTCTGGTGGAGGAGGAGCCGGACCGCATTCGCCGCAACGCGAAGGTCCAGGAAGTCTATCTCGGGAAGCCGCGCCATGCTTGA
- a CDS encoding polysaccharide deacetylase family protein — translation MTGPMLPRDRCDFSAIVDRPAMKLPGGARIVIWSIVNLEVWDIGKPMARQVIPAPTGIPLLPDVPNWSWHEYGMRVGVWRFFDLYKKLGIAPTLSINARVCEDYPRVAQQARDAGWEFMGHAYEQGPIHKEPDQKAMIERAMGVIEKFTGKRPVGWLGPGLTQTLQTPEYLAEAGVKYIGDWVYDDEPTTIRTAKGPLVTLPYTVELNDIPMMMVQHHESDHMMKRAIDCFDRLYEESKVRPKILSLAVHPYISGQPFRIKFLEAIYDYVNKFDGVLHWNGEQILDWYKGQMAEQSGSKP, via the coding sequence ATGACCGGCCCGATGCTGCCGCGCGACCGCTGCGACTTTTCCGCCATCGTCGATCGCCCGGCAATGAAGTTGCCGGGCGGCGCTCGTATCGTGATCTGGAGCATCGTCAATCTCGAGGTTTGGGACATCGGCAAGCCGATGGCCCGGCAGGTGATTCCGGCGCCCACCGGCATTCCGCTGCTGCCGGACGTGCCGAACTGGAGTTGGCACGAATACGGCATGCGCGTCGGCGTATGGCGTTTTTTCGATCTCTACAAGAAGCTCGGCATTGCGCCCACGCTCTCCATCAATGCGCGCGTCTGCGAGGATTACCCGCGCGTCGCGCAGCAAGCCCGAGACGCCGGGTGGGAATTCATGGGCCATGCCTATGAACAGGGGCCGATCCACAAGGAGCCGGACCAGAAGGCGATGATCGAGCGCGCGATGGGCGTGATCGAGAAATTCACCGGCAAGCGCCCGGTGGGCTGGCTCGGACCCGGCCTGACCCAGACGCTGCAGACCCCCGAATATCTCGCTGAAGCTGGCGTCAAATATATCGGCGACTGGGTCTATGACGACGAGCCGACCACGATCCGCACCGCCAAGGGGCCGCTGGTAACGCTGCCCTATACGGTCGAGCTGAACGACATCCCGATGATGATGGTGCAGCATCACGAAAGCGATCACATGATGAAGCGCGCCATCGACTGCTTCGACCGGCTCTATGAGGAGAGCAAGGTTCGGCCGAAAATCCTGTCGCTCGCGGTCCATCCCTACATCAGCGGCCAGCCGTTCCGGATCAAGTTTCTTGAGGCGATCTACGATTACGTCAACAAGTTCGACGGTGTTCTGCATTGGAACGGCGAGCAAATCCTCGACTGGTACAAGGGGCAAATGGCCGAACAGTCGGGATCGAAGCCATGA